The Streptomyces vietnamensis genome contains a region encoding:
- a CDS encoding IS630 family transposase gives MLQSWVRRRSSAQSLALRSRIVLESADGHAIAEVARRLGITTDTVRAWRRRFLERRLDGLCDEPRPGVPRKITDTDVERVIVKTLEETPKDATHWSTRSMAAATGMSQSAISRIWRAFALQPHRAETFKLSKDPLFIDKVRDVVGLYLDPPERALVLCVDEKSQIQALDRSQPVLPMMPGVPERRSHDYVRAGTTTLFAALDTATGKVIGSLHRRHRTVEFKKFLVKLDKEVPADLEVHLILDNYVTHKVPAVKTWLLAHPRFHLHFTPTGSSWLNLVERWFAELTTKKLRRGVHRSVQALERDIRAWLADWNEHPRPFVWTKTADDILDKVAAYCRRISDSGH, from the coding sequence ATGTTGCAGTCGTGGGTGCGCCGTCGTTCGAGTGCCCAGTCGCTGGCCTTGCGGTCGCGGATCGTCCTGGAGAGCGCGGACGGACACGCGATCGCCGAGGTCGCCCGGCGGCTGGGCATCACCACGGACACCGTCCGGGCCTGGCGGCGACGCTTCCTGGAACGCCGGCTCGACGGCCTGTGCGACGAACCACGCCCCGGTGTCCCCCGGAAGATCACCGACACCGACGTCGAACGCGTCATCGTCAAGACGCTCGAGGAGACACCGAAAGACGCCACGCACTGGTCGACCCGGTCGATGGCCGCGGCGACCGGAATGTCGCAGTCGGCGATCTCCCGGATCTGGCGGGCCTTCGCCCTCCAGCCCCACCGGGCCGAGACGTTCAAGCTCTCCAAAGACCCGCTGTTCATCGACAAGGTCCGTGACGTGGTCGGGCTGTATCTCGACCCGCCGGAGCGGGCCCTGGTGCTGTGTGTGGACGAGAAGTCCCAGATCCAGGCCCTGGACCGGTCCCAGCCGGTCCTGCCGATGATGCCCGGGGTGCCCGAACGCCGCAGCCACGACTACGTGCGCGCGGGCACCACCACCCTGTTCGCCGCACTCGACACCGCGACCGGCAAGGTCATCGGCTCGCTCCACCGCCGCCACCGCACGGTGGAGTTCAAGAAGTTCCTGGTCAAGCTCGACAAGGAAGTCCCCGCGGACCTCGAGGTCCATTTGATCCTGGACAACTACGTCACCCACAAGGTCCCGGCCGTGAAGACCTGGCTGCTGGCGCATCCACGCTTCCACCTGCACTTCACCCCGACCGGCTCCTCCTGGCTGAACCTGGTCGAGCGGTGGTTCGCCGAACTCACCACGAAGAAGCTCCGCCGGGGCGTCCACCGCTCCGTCCAGGCCCTCGAACGCGACATCCGGGCCTGGCTCGCCGACTGGAACGAACACCCCCGGCCCTTCGTCTGGACGAAGACCGCCGACGACATCCTCGACAAAGTCGCCGCTTACTGCCGACGAATCTCCGACTCAGGACACTAG
- a CDS encoding barstar family protein → MVIIDVASVASEDELHRLLQREFDFPDFYGRNWAAFWDAISGLVLIPEHVRFVGWKPLAERVPDGAMMLADCLDRYRELYRPGLRVEYL, encoded by the coding sequence ATGGTGATCATCGACGTAGCTTCAGTCGCAAGTGAGGACGAGCTGCACCGACTGCTCCAGAGAGAGTTCGACTTTCCGGACTTCTACGGTCGGAACTGGGCTGCCTTCTGGGACGCCATCAGCGGCCTTGTTCTCATCCCCGAGCATGTGCGTTTCGTGGGTTGGAAGCCGTTGGCGGAACGTGTCCCGGATGGGGCGATGATGCTGGCCGATTGCCTTGATCGATACCGCGAGCTCTATCGGCCGGGTCTTCGGGTGGAGTACCTGTAG
- a CDS encoding IS701 family transposase: MRLGEVERLRGELSEFVADVFASLPRRDQRRWGGCYLRGLMLDGRRKSVQPMAERLPDGNVQALQQFVNQSPWDPLPVRRRIAERLSEAITPEVWVIDDVSFPKCGTASVGVARQSCGALGKRANCQVAVSVHAAADAASCPLGWELYLPREWTDEPARCRRAGVPDDAVAHREKWRLALGMLDTLAGWELEAPVVVADAGYGVSTPFRTGLEERGLSYVLALTGKEVAHAEQAEPHRPAYGGLGPPTLPRYRTPSRAVSALAAEAGPEQFAEVTWRQGSKGPMTSRFTVLTVRPAGKQSLAVAQTAGGGRNRWDGVLPARTLLVEWPHGQDAPTGYWISNLSATTPVADLVRWAKMRWRIEHDYRELKHGLGLDHFEGRTWRGWHHHVTLVTAAQAFLTLRRLDPKAHTPA, translated from the coding sequence ATGAGGTTGGGGGAGGTGGAACGGCTCCGGGGTGAGTTGTCGGAGTTCGTTGCCGATGTGTTCGCCTCGCTTCCGCGGCGGGATCAGCGGCGGTGGGGCGGGTGTTATCTGCGGGGTCTGATGCTGGACGGGCGGCGCAAGTCGGTCCAGCCGATGGCCGAGCGGCTGCCGGACGGGAACGTGCAGGCTCTGCAGCAGTTCGTGAACCAGTCGCCGTGGGATCCGCTGCCGGTGCGGCGGCGGATCGCCGAACGGCTGAGCGAGGCGATCACGCCGGAGGTGTGGGTGATCGACGATGTGTCGTTCCCCAAGTGCGGCACCGCTTCGGTCGGGGTGGCCCGGCAGTCCTGCGGAGCGCTGGGAAAACGGGCGAACTGCCAGGTCGCGGTCAGTGTCCACGCCGCCGCCGACGCGGCGTCCTGCCCGCTGGGCTGGGAGTTGTATCTGCCGCGGGAGTGGACGGACGAGCCGGCCCGCTGCCGCAGGGCTGGGGTGCCGGACGACGCCGTTGCCCATCGGGAGAAGTGGCGCCTGGCACTCGGCATGCTGGACACGCTTGCCGGCTGGGAGCTGGAGGCGCCGGTGGTGGTCGCCGACGCGGGCTACGGCGTCAGCACCCCCTTCCGGACCGGCCTGGAGGAGCGCGGACTGTCCTACGTCCTCGCCCTGACCGGCAAGGAAGTCGCCCATGCCGAACAGGCCGAGCCGCACCGGCCCGCCTATGGCGGGCTCGGACCGCCGACCCTGCCCCGCTACCGCACCCCGTCCCGAGCCGTCAGTGCCCTCGCGGCAGAAGCCGGCCCGGAACAGTTCGCCGAGGTCACCTGGCGACAGGGCAGCAAAGGCCCGATGACCTCACGGTTCACCGTCCTGACGGTCCGGCCGGCGGGCAAGCAGTCCCTGGCCGTGGCACAGACCGCGGGCGGCGGCCGCAACCGGTGGGACGGCGTCCTGCCCGCCCGGACCCTCCTGGTCGAATGGCCGCACGGCCAGGACGCCCCGACGGGCTACTGGATATCGAACCTGTCCGCCACCACCCCGGTCGCCGACTTGGTCCGCTGGGCGAAGATGCGCTGGCGGATCGAACACGACTACCGCGAGCTCAAGCACGGCCTCGGGCTGGACCACTTCGAGGGCCGCACCTGGCGCGGCTGGCACCACCACGTCACCCTCGTCACCGCCGCCCAGGCCTTCCTCACCCTGCGGCGGCTCGACCCAAAAGCCCACACGCCGGCCTGA
- a CDS encoding ISL3 family transposase, with amino-acid sequence MVTFRTRARADSARCPRCMSLSWRVHGRYEWRLADAAAGTTPTVVRLTVRRFKCLSPGCPTVTFAEQIPGLTSPHARHTPVLRKLLARVAEALAGRAGARLARQMGMPVAKDTLLRLLRASDLEDPGAVRVLGVDEFALLKGHNYATLLVDLEARRPIDVLPGREAETVARWLEGHPEVEIVCRDRASAYAEAARAAAPQAVQIADVWHLWNNLAKAVERTLTSHYVCIRAGHDAARQPDEETMAPPPDGTFDVNGRPRRIVGRIRERHRRVQELLAQGRSLRGISRDLDLDYYAVRRYARTTNVDELLVKVTQRRTLLDDYKPYLYERFTQGCRNASQLFREVRDQGFRGDRTVVNRYVRQLKQGVETAPPAPALPKPRRALRWVMTHPDRLRPHEVLGLKAVRASCPELDTAVEHVRNFAILMHERRGQDIFDWIEQVHDDDLPSLQQFARGLLHDRDAVVAGLSSTWSSGQVEDQVTRVKLIKRAGYGRAKLDLLRTRILLRT; translated from the coding sequence GTGGTCACGTTTCGTACGCGGGCCCGGGCCGACTCGGCGAGATGCCCGCGGTGCATGTCGCTGTCGTGGCGGGTGCACGGTCGGTACGAATGGCGCCTGGCGGACGCCGCCGCGGGTACGACTCCGACGGTTGTCCGGCTGACGGTCCGCAGGTTCAAGTGCCTCAGTCCTGGATGCCCGACAGTAACCTTCGCCGAACAGATACCGGGCCTGACCAGTCCCCATGCCCGACACACCCCGGTCCTGCGCAAGCTGCTGGCGCGGGTCGCCGAGGCCTTGGCCGGCCGGGCCGGTGCCAGGCTCGCCCGGCAGATGGGAATGCCGGTGGCCAAAGACACCCTGCTTCGGCTTCTTCGTGCGTCTGATCTGGAGGATCCCGGTGCGGTGCGGGTCCTTGGGGTGGACGAGTTCGCCCTGCTCAAGGGGCACAACTACGCGACGCTGCTTGTCGACCTCGAAGCCCGCCGTCCCATCGATGTCCTGCCCGGTCGCGAGGCAGAGACGGTCGCCCGCTGGCTCGAGGGCCATCCGGAGGTGGAAATCGTCTGCCGCGACCGGGCATCGGCCTATGCCGAGGCGGCCCGGGCGGCTGCACCTCAAGCGGTCCAGATCGCAGACGTCTGGCACCTGTGGAACAACCTCGCCAAAGCCGTCGAACGAACTCTCACCAGCCACTATGTCTGCATCCGTGCCGGTCACGACGCCGCCAGGCAACCCGACGAGGAGACCATGGCGCCACCGCCGGACGGCACATTCGACGTCAACGGACGCCCGCGCCGGATCGTCGGCCGGATCCGCGAACGACACCGCCGCGTCCAAGAACTGCTGGCCCAGGGCCGTTCCCTTCGGGGGATCAGCCGGGACCTCGACCTGGACTATTACGCGGTCCGTCGATACGCACGCACCACCAACGTCGACGAGCTGCTGGTCAAGGTCACCCAGCGACGGACCCTGCTCGACGACTACAAGCCCTACCTCTACGAACGCTTCACCCAGGGCTGCCGCAACGCCAGCCAGCTCTTCCGGGAAGTCCGTGACCAGGGCTTTCGTGGAGACAGAACGGTCGTCAACCGCTACGTCCGTCAGCTCAAGCAGGGCGTCGAGACGGCACCCCCGGCACCAGCCCTGCCCAAACCGCGGCGGGCACTTCGCTGGGTAATGACGCACCCCGACCGGCTGCGGCCGCATGAAGTGCTCGGCCTCAAGGCCGTCCGGGCTTCTTGCCCCGAGCTCGACACGGCCGTCGAGCACGTCCGCAACTTCGCCATCCTCATGCACGAGCGACGCGGCCAGGACATCTTCGACTGGATCGAACAGGTCCATGATGACGACCTGCCATCACTGCAACAGTTCGCCCGTGGACTCCTTCACGACCGGGACGCCGTCGTCGCCGGCCTCTCGTCAACCTGGAGCTCAGGACAAGTCGAAGACCAAGTCACCCGGGTCAAGCTCATCAAGCGAGCGGGATACGGCAGAGCCAAACTCGACCTCCTCCGAACCCGAATCCTGCTCAGAACCTGA
- a CDS encoding S1 RNA-binding domain-containing protein, with protein MSAEVLALDTERRGQAVLSLIALQENPWLVWAERVGSIVSGRVTKLVPFGAFIGLDDGIAGLIHNSELLAAVPGGEVRVGDVMTVRISEVDPPMRRIRLSPGR; from the coding sequence GTGAGCGCCGAGGTCTTGGCTCTGGACACCGAGAGGCGTGGGCAAGCGGTGCTGTCCTTGATTGCCCTGCAGGAGAATCCATGGCTCGTCTGGGCTGAGCGCGTGGGCAGCATCGTCAGTGGTCGCGTGACGAAGCTCGTCCCATTCGGCGCCTTCATCGGTCTTGATGACGGGATCGCAGGGCTGATTCACAACTCCGAACTGCTAGCAGCAGTGCCAGGCGGGGAAGTCCGCGTCGGTGATGTGATGACCGTGCGGATCTCAGAGGTCGACCCACCCATGCGACGTATCCGGCTGTCGCCGGGGCGCTAG
- a CDS encoding tetratricopeptide repeat protein yields the protein MSAFRRRKNENEGEPGRTVPGERGLSAGGDIGLGASGDGNEITVRDIVTGDNNSITHQYHLPAKSGPVWPHQVGVVPLSARSFQHRGEGDRLRAAVEGGGTAVLSQVLTGMGGVGKTQLAADYARAAWDDGGLDVLVWVTASSQSAVVSGFAQAGAELCRADTDEPEQAAKQFLAWLAPKPGQQPCRWLIVLDDVADPNDLTVHPDDPAQRYSLWPPASPHGRVLLTTRRRDAALFGEGRRRIEVGLFTPDESLAYLTAALHAQGRTESADQLTALAHDLGHLPLALAQAAAYLIDSGETAAAYRHLLADRATTLDHLAPDVLPDEQAAALAAAWSLSIDRADTLRPAGLARPMLHLAALLDANGIPQDVLTGQSARAYLAAHRTPTSPTPQQTPVSPADAVRALRALDRLSLIDHHQDTPHQAVRVHQLIQRATRDTLTPHQHHQATRTAADALQTAWPDVERDTDLAQALRTNADALTRYAEDGLYQPDAHPVLYRLGLSLGESGQVTAAIDHFQHLTDTTGNFLGEDHPHALTARNNLALWRGEAGDAAGAAQAFADLLADQIRVLGADHPDTLAARNNLARWRGEAGDAAGAAHALADLLADRIRVLGADHPDTLTTQNNLAMMRGWAGDAAGAAHALADVLAGRIRVLGADHPETLAARNNLAMMRGEAGDAAGAAHALADLLESTVRVLGADHPITLTTRGNLARWRGEAGDAAGAAHALADLLADRIRVLGADHPDTLTTRNNLAAMRGWAGDAAGAAHALADLLADRIRVLGADHPDTLSTRNNLALWRGEAGDAAGAAQAFADLLEFTVRVLGADHPHVSIFRQNLGHWRKKAERMPEPGNDHS from the coding sequence GTGAGCGCCTTCCGACGCCGCAAGAACGAGAACGAGGGCGAGCCGGGGAGAACGGTGCCGGGCGAGCGCGGGCTGTCTGCCGGCGGGGACATCGGTCTCGGGGCCTCGGGCGACGGCAACGAGATCACGGTCCGGGACATCGTCACCGGTGACAACAACTCCATCACCCACCAGTACCACCTGCCCGCGAAGAGCGGCCCGGTGTGGCCGCACCAGGTCGGAGTGGTCCCCCTGTCTGCACGGTCTTTTCAACACCGCGGGGAGGGGGACCGGCTGCGGGCGGCGGTCGAAGGCGGGGGCACCGCGGTGCTCTCCCAGGTGCTGACGGGGATGGGCGGGGTCGGCAAAACCCAGCTCGCCGCCGACTATGCCCGCGCGGCCTGGGATGACGGCGGCCTGGACGTCCTGGTCTGGGTGACCGCGAGCTCCCAGTCGGCCGTGGTGAGCGGATTCGCGCAGGCCGGTGCCGAGTTGTGCCGAGCCGACACCGACGAACCCGAACAGGCCGCGAAACAGTTCCTGGCCTGGCTGGCTCCCAAGCCCGGGCAGCAGCCGTGCCGGTGGCTGATCGTCCTCGATGATGTCGCCGACCCCAATGATCTGACCGTTCACCCCGACGACCCCGCCCAGCGCTACAGCCTGTGGCCGCCGGCCAGCCCCCACGGCCGGGTACTGCTCACCACCCGCCGCCGCGACGCCGCCCTCTTCGGAGAGGGCCGTCGGCGGATCGAGGTCGGCCTGTTCACCCCCGACGAATCCCTCGCCTACCTCACCGCCGCCCTGCACGCCCAGGGCCGCACCGAGTCCGCAGACCAGCTCACCGCCCTCGCCCACGACCTCGGACACCTGCCGCTGGCTCTGGCCCAGGCCGCCGCCTACCTCATCGACTCCGGCGAAACAGCTGCCGCCTACCGGCATCTGCTGGCCGACCGTGCCACCACACTCGACCACCTCGCCCCCGACGTCCTGCCCGACGAGCAGGCCGCCGCCCTCGCCGCAGCCTGGTCCCTGTCCATCGACCGCGCTGACACCCTGCGCCCCGCCGGCCTGGCTCGCCCCATGCTCCACCTCGCCGCCCTCCTCGACGCCAACGGCATCCCCCAGGACGTCCTCACCGGCCAGAGCGCCCGTGCCTACCTCGCCGCACACCGCACCCCAACCAGCCCCACCCCGCAGCAGACCCCCGTCTCCCCCGCGGACGCGGTACGCGCCCTGCGCGCCCTGGACCGGCTCAGCCTCATCGACCACCACCAGGACACCCCCCACCAGGCCGTCCGCGTCCACCAGCTCATCCAGCGCGCCACCCGCGACACCCTCACACCCCACCAGCACCACCAGGCAACGCGCACCGCCGCCGACGCCCTCCAGACGGCCTGGCCCGACGTCGAACGCGACACCGACCTCGCCCAAGCCCTGCGCACCAACGCCGATGCCCTCACCCGCTACGCCGAAGACGGCCTGTACCAGCCGGACGCGCACCCGGTGCTGTACCGCCTCGGCCTCAGCCTCGGTGAATCCGGTCAGGTCACCGCCGCCATCGACCACTTCCAGCACCTCACCGACACCACCGGCAACTTCTTGGGCGAAGACCACCCTCACGCCCTCACCGCCCGGAACAACCTCGCCCTCTGGCGGGGGGAGGCCGGGGATGCGGCCGGGGCCGCGCAGGCCTTCGCCGACCTCCTCGCCGACCAAATCCGGGTGCTGGGAGCCGACCACCCCGACACGCTCGCCGCCCGGAACAACCTCGCCCGCTGGCGGGGGGAGGCGGGGGACGCAGCCGGGGCCGCGCATGCCCTCGCCGACCTCCTCGCCGACCGAATCCGGGTGCTGGGAGCCGACCACCCCGACACGCTCACCACCCAGAACAACCTCGCCATGATGCGGGGGTGGGCGGGGGATGCGGCCGGGGCCGCGCATGCCCTCGCCGACGTCCTCGCCGGGCGAATCCGGGTGCTGGGAGCCGACCACCCCGAGACGCTCGCCGCCCGGAACAACCTCGCCATGATGCGGGGGGAGGCGGGGGATGCGGCCGGGGCCGCGCATGCCCTCGCCGACCTCCTGGAGTCCACGGTGCGGGTGCTGGGAGCCGACCATCCCATCACCCTCACGACCCGGGGCAACCTCGCCCGCTGGCGGGGGGAGGCGGGGGACGCGGCCGGGGCCGCGCATGCCCTCGCCGACCTCCTCGCCGACCGAATCCGGGTGCTGGGAGCCGACCACCCCGACACGCTCACCACCCGGAACAACCTCGCCGCTATGCGGGGGTGGGCGGGGGATGCGGCCGGGGCCGCGCATGCCCTCGCCGACCTCCTCGCCGACCGAATCCGGGTGTTGGGAGCCGACCACCCCGACACGCTCAGCACCCGGAACAACCTCGCCCTCTGGCGGGGGGAGGCCGGGGATGCAGCCGGGGCCGCGCAGGCCTTCGCCGACCTCCTGGAGTTCACGGTGCGGGTGCTCGGAGCCGACCACCCCCACGTGTCGATCTTTCGACAGAACCTCGGCCACTGGCGGAAGAAGGCGGAGAGGATGCCTGAGCCTGGTAACGATCACTCGTGA
- a CDS encoding IclR family transcriptional regulator domain-containing protein — MTAVRRFSKDNGAGSSAPESPGGLLALRRKLQGPPDFWDRPGGDFGPLDRPSPHSVEARRKANSFYRLGSKALLRGELAPAVDWLGIAAAAGHPGALFRLAVITLRTGPEWTQEAHFLIVEAAQHGHGDARRLLQEPDDANPAGAKARPEDEVFFEEAREHLRRSAEAPAPADEDSSPLQDADERRQTQAEASAGTGVSDLVLVSAPVLPTIPSPPPRPKDDPATRRAHLHSVPTGLSLSLPDLQPEPPARHHLILPSGSSGWSAGALRPARLTQLARPASQPAAVPEKWQITQRARDMLQLIRPDGIDTRTLARRTGVALSFAVQMLSWLREQRFLETRDGIHYPGELMTKLTTSSLLTGTLAELRDELGAAVYISSYTDGEIIIQESSSSDTAPAVTEQTPFGVTAHANAVGKSLLAQQNFASRMDHLSRYPFIQLTDRTITDERTLFQHLDVDGPHAAQFDLLEYADTELCVAYSLGLPGRASSLALSMPADQHPRLIAAARTLSRRATGILLVHLLADDMNQPTVHHTGQWEHTAPAARHALP, encoded by the coding sequence GTGACGGCGGTGCGCCGCTTCAGCAAGGACAACGGCGCCGGAAGCTCTGCGCCCGAATCCCCTGGCGGGCTGCTCGCCCTCCGCAGGAAGTTGCAGGGGCCGCCGGACTTCTGGGACCGGCCCGGCGGGGACTTCGGCCCCCTGGACCGCCCTTCCCCTCACAGTGTCGAGGCCCGGAGGAAGGCGAACTCGTTCTACCGGCTCGGGTCGAAGGCGCTGCTGCGGGGCGAGCTCGCTCCGGCAGTGGACTGGCTGGGCATCGCCGCCGCCGCAGGACACCCCGGCGCGTTGTTCCGCCTGGCCGTGATCACGCTGCGCACGGGACCGGAGTGGACACAGGAGGCCCACTTCCTCATCGTCGAGGCGGCTCAGCACGGGCACGGCGACGCGCGACGTCTCCTGCAAGAACCGGACGACGCGAACCCGGCTGGGGCAAAGGCGAGGCCCGAAGACGAGGTCTTCTTCGAGGAGGCCCGCGAGCATCTGCGACGCTCCGCCGAAGCGCCGGCCCCGGCCGACGAGGACTCCAGCCCGCTACAAGACGCCGACGAGCGCCGGCAGACGCAAGCGGAGGCGAGTGCGGGAACGGGCGTGTCCGACCTGGTCCTGGTCTCGGCACCCGTCCTGCCCACGATCCCGAGCCCGCCCCCACGCCCCAAGGACGACCCCGCCACCCGCAGAGCGCATCTGCATTCCGTCCCCACGGGCCTGTCGCTGTCCTTGCCCGATCTCCAGCCAGAGCCGCCCGCCAGACACCACCTGATCCTCCCGAGCGGATCATCAGGGTGGTCGGCAGGCGCCCTGCGTCCCGCCAGACTGACCCAGCTCGCCCGGCCCGCGTCGCAACCCGCTGCCGTACCGGAGAAGTGGCAGATCACCCAGCGGGCGCGGGACATGCTCCAGCTCATCCGGCCCGACGGCATCGACACCCGCACCCTCGCCCGCCGCACCGGGGTAGCGCTGAGCTTCGCCGTCCAGATGCTCAGCTGGCTGCGCGAGCAGAGATTCCTCGAGACCCGAGACGGCATCCACTACCCCGGCGAGCTTATGACGAAGCTGACCACCAGCTCCCTGCTGACCGGGACGCTCGCCGAGCTGCGCGACGAGCTCGGCGCCGCCGTGTACATCAGCTCCTACACCGACGGAGAGATCATCATCCAGGAGTCGTCCTCCAGCGACACCGCCCCGGCCGTCACCGAGCAGACGCCGTTCGGGGTGACAGCCCACGCGAACGCCGTCGGCAAGAGCCTGCTGGCCCAGCAGAACTTCGCCTCGCGGATGGACCACCTCAGCAGGTACCCGTTCATCCAGCTGACCGACCGCACCATCACCGACGAACGAACCCTCTTCCAGCACCTCGACGTCGACGGCCCGCACGCAGCCCAGTTCGACCTCCTGGAATACGCCGACACCGAACTCTGCGTCGCCTACTCCCTCGGCCTGCCCGGCCGGGCTTCCAGCCTCGCCCTCTCCATGCCCGCCGACCAGCACCCACGCCTTATCGCCGCCGCCCGCACCCTCAGCCGGCGCGCGACCGGCATTCTCCTGGTCCACCTCCTCGCCGACGACATGAACCAGCCCACCGTCCACCACACAGGCCAGTGGGAGCACACAGCCCCCGCGGCACGGCACGCGCTGCCCTAG
- a CDS encoding RNA polymerase sigma factor, with amino-acid sequence MVGGDMSVQPSLTDVEQRLLDCYAMFMATEPLVLCKKYRPLLSQAACEDIAQEAYERVAAKAASGELDSVTKLPGYLRTASRNLAKDALRALQRDPVRYDSEFVAAIPPPRVSPDDADLLERLVVPLIDAMPRTQRRKIVQLQSQGLEDTDIASVLGIDRIRLHKDRSSAVVELRSKLGKHIRDGHRKQTRRVEKDG; translated from the coding sequence GTGGTAGGCGGCGATATGTCCGTGCAGCCCTCTCTCACCGATGTGGAGCAGCGGCTGCTGGACTGCTACGCGATGTTCATGGCGACGGAGCCGCTGGTCCTGTGCAAGAAGTACCGGCCGCTGCTGTCGCAGGCGGCGTGCGAGGACATCGCACAGGAGGCGTACGAGCGGGTGGCGGCCAAGGCCGCCTCCGGAGAGCTGGACTCGGTGACGAAGCTGCCCGGATACCTCAGGACGGCCTCGCGGAACCTGGCCAAAGACGCGCTGCGCGCCCTGCAGCGCGACCCCGTCCGCTACGACAGCGAGTTCGTGGCCGCGATCCCGCCGCCGCGCGTTTCTCCCGACGACGCCGACCTCCTGGAACGCCTCGTCGTGCCCTTGATCGACGCGATGCCCCGCACCCAGCGCCGCAAGATCGTCCAGTTGCAGAGCCAGGGCCTTGAGGACACCGACATCGCCAGCGTGCTGGGCATAGACAGGATCCGGCTGCACAAGGACCGCTCATCCGCCGTCGTTGAGCTGCGCAGCAAGCTGGGCAAGCACATCCGTGACGGGCATCGGAAGCAGACACGACGCGTAGAGAAGGATGGGTGA
- a CDS encoding NUDIX domain-containing protein: protein MPTKQQPRPFLPREQWLATLTRAYTGTAVLVTDELDRVLIVKPQYRDAWQFPGGTVDQGEDPETCARRELLEETGLDRPMHGILVVTWSPPGERLDGPAINLVFDAGTVPADASVTLPDDELEDHMWACPDEADELLLPSAATRMHAALEARKTGIVKLLASGDDC, encoded by the coding sequence ATGCCCACGAAGCAGCAGCCGCGCCCGTTCCTCCCGCGCGAACAGTGGCTCGCCACCCTCACCCGCGCGTACACCGGCACTGCCGTCCTCGTCACCGACGAACTCGACCGCGTCCTCATCGTCAAGCCCCAGTACCGCGACGCCTGGCAGTTCCCCGGCGGCACCGTCGACCAGGGCGAGGACCCCGAGACCTGCGCCCGCCGGGAACTGCTGGAGGAGACCGGCCTCGACCGACCGATGCACGGCATCCTGGTCGTCACCTGGTCCCCGCCCGGCGAACGGCTCGACGGCCCGGCGATCAACCTCGTCTTCGACGCCGGCACCGTCCCCGCCGACGCCTCGGTCACGCTGCCTGACGACGAACTCGAAGACCACATGTGGGCATGTCCCGACGAAGCGGATGAACTCCTGCTGCCGTCCGCGGCCACCCGGATGCACGCGGCCCTTGAGGCCCGGAAGACCGGGATCGTCAAGCTCCTCGCCAGCGGCGACGACTGCTGA